The following is a genomic window from Prevotella sp. E13-17.
AAGATGCTTGTAAAGGTTGGTCCCGTTGATGAGGACTATGATCTGAAGACCAATCCTGGCTTGCAGTTCGTTAACGAGGTTAAGGGTGGTAACATTCCTAAGGAGTTTATCCCATCTATCCAGAAGGGCTTTGAGACCGCGATGAAGAACGGTATCCTTGGTGGTTATCCTGTTGACTCTTTGAAGGTTGTTGTTGTTGATGGTGGTTACCACCCCGTTGACTCTGACCAGCTTTCATTCGAGATTGCAGCTCAGATGGCATACAAGGAGGCTTGTGCAAAGGCTAAGCCCGTGCTGATGGAGCCTATCATGAAGCTCGAGGTTGTTACTCCAGAGGAGAATATGGGTGACGTGATTGGTGACCTCAACAAGCGTCGTGGTCAGGTAGAAGGCATGGAAGAGGCTCGCTCTGGCGCTCGTGTCGTTAAGGCTAAGGTGCCCCTGTCAGAGATGTTTGGTTATGTAACCGCTCTTCGTACCATTACTTCTGGTCGTGCTACCAGCTCAATGGAATATGATCATCACGCTCCTCTGTCAAGTGCTATTGCTAAGGCAGTGCTTGAAGAGGTTAAGGGTCGTGCCGACCTGGTGTAATTATAGGATTTTCATAGCACTATTCATAACAATCCCACCGGTGGAACAGAACGTTCCTACGGTGGGGTTGTTTTTTATTCTTGGGATGTTCTAAAAATTAAATAACTGATAGTCAGATGTTTCTGACGATAATTCGATATAATTTTGTACCTTTGCAGCATCAAACGACGTAATCATGATGAAAACGACGATATATAGGCGACCGATGGATGAGAATCTCTTTGAGGAGGAACTCACCATAGAGGCATTGTCTGCAATGGGTAATCCCCTTGAGCAACTATCAGCCCTTGTGGACTTCGAGATGTTCCGTCCTGAATTGGAGGACATCCTGGTAAAGAAAGACTGCAAATCGACAAATACCAGCCGCAGCTTATTGCCTCTATGGGATAGCTGTGTCTTAACGTCAAATAATCAAGTCAAATGAGTGGATAAACGAACACTTTCGCGAGCCAACGATGCCCTATAAGGCACTGAAACCAACTGAACTGATTCAGAAGGTACGGCTTCCACTCGCAAATATTATTTTTTAGAACTCACCTAATAATATAAAATGTACGTGCGTACCTTATTTGTTTTATTAATCCTGATGCTCGCCTCGGGTGCTAAGGCACAGCAACAGACTGCTGCCTCCATATCCTGTACCGTGAAGAAGGTGCAGGTGGAGCGGCTGCCCGACCTTAACATCCCACGTAGTGGAGGAAGCACGCTGGTCATTAATGGCATCCCATACGTCATGGGAGGTCATACTTCGGGTTTCGTACCCACGCCCACCGCCGAGTATTTCGAGAACGGTGAGTGGCATGTATTGCCTATGGTCTATACCCACGACCACGGCTTGTGCCAGCCACTTCCATCGGGCAAAGTGCTACTGGCTGCTGGTCATGAGAAAGCCTTAGGCATAGGACAGACTTTTACCATGGAACTTTTTGATCCTGAGACACGCACTTTTGAGGGCTATGGCTGCATGGAGAAGAAACGCTTCTTCCCTTCATCGGCCCTGCTGGCAGACGGACGTGTGCTCATCAGTGGCAACTCTTACGAGGAAGACTGCATGGAGGTGTTCGATGGTTCGCGACAGAGCAAGTTCGTCAAGGCGGTGTCGGTCTTCCGGGCTTCTCCTTTCATCTTCCCGATAGCTTCAGACGATGCCCTCGTCATAGGATGCATGGACGGACACATGGCTCTCAACTCCGATACAGTAGTTGTGGATCGCTTGAAAGGCGATGCTCCGCAGATGCCGTTGTTCAACGAGTGGTATCCCATATCCATGCTGCTTCCTAAACCAGCCGAAGATAGTCGTATCAGTCAGGATTCGAGCCAATACACCTATCTGCTCTTGGTGCTTAACAAAAAGAGCCAAGAGGCGGCTATTGCCAAACTGGAGGGCACCGACCTTCAATTGCTGCCTACCGATTGCAGCATCCCCATGAGCGTTGAGGCAGGAGGACGCTTGGAGTGGTTCACGTCTGTCATAGTCGATCGCACTATCCACCGAGGCTATGTCGTGGGGCGTGACGAGAGATTCCATCTGTATGTCCTCGCTGTGGAGTACGACAAGCAGCCCGCTCGCCTTACTCTCTATGAGACGGAACTACAGGATTCCCTGCCTTTCTCTACTCCTGTGCTTCTGCCCGATGGCGATCTGCTGATGACAGGTGGCATTACTGACAATAATTTCACTCCTTTTGCCACCGCGTATCGATTCCACCTTGGCACCACCGATGACGTTGAAGCAGAGGCAGGTAACGGCTGGTTCTGGCTGTCGCTACTCTTCATTGCCGTATTGACGGGCGGTGCCGCCGCTTTATGGCTCCTCAGAAGAAAACGGAAACCACAGTCTGTTGCTGTGCCTGACGACTCTACTCTGCCCGACAATCTGTTGTTGGCGCGTATCTGCGACCTGATGGAGAATGAGAAACCCTATCTGAACAGTGAGTTGAAGGTGGCCGATATGGCTGAGCTGGTAGGTACCAGCAGTCGTAATGTGTCCGACTGCATCAAGGCTGCTCGTGGCTGTTCCTTCTCGCAGTTTGTCAACGCCTACCGTATTGACTATGTCAAGCAGTTGCTTGTCAGTCAGCCTGACATCAAGGTGGCAGCCGTTGCGCTGCAATCGGGCTTCGCCAACGAAATGTCGTTTTTCCGCACCTTCAAGGCCATTACCAGTATGACACCTAAGGAGTGGAAGGATAGCCAAGCTTCCTAAGGGAATACTGAGACAAAAGACGCAAATCGACTAACATTTCTTGCAATTGTTAGTCGGTTTGCGTTTTTTGTTAGTTCCTATATGTCCCTTTTCTGCTATATTTGCACAAAATATTCATACCAATAAATAAAAAAGAGATTATGAAAAGACTACTATTTTCATTCCTGTTCGTTCTCACGGCAATAGCCGGATGGGCACAAGAACAAGAACCAACTATGTTCACCGTAGGTAACTTTAAATATACGGTGACAGACGAAGCTAACCATAAGGTTTCTATAGCAAAAGCCGATGAGGCTACCCTCACTGGCGCACTGGAAATCCCGTCGAGCGTGACCCACGAGGCTGTGACCTACGCGGTGACTTCAGTTGGAGCCGGCGGTTTCTATGAAACAGGAATCACTAGCGTCACCATTCCTGCCTCAGTGACGAGCGTCGGTGACGCTGCTTTCCAAGCCTGCGGCAGCATAACCAGTATCACCATTGAGGATAGCGAGGCTCCTTTGTCTTTGGCAGGAACTTACGGTGAGCGTCCTTTCTGGAATAATGCCAGTATAATCTACCTTGGTCGCAACCTGACTCTGACAGGAGATTATGTAGATTTTCCACTTCTTTATGAAGCTACCAGTGTGGAGCTTGGCCCAAAAGTGACGACCATTAATCCTTATTTATTCTCTGAGAATTCCAAACTTGAAAACCTCACCATCGGCAGTGGTGTGACAACCATCGGTGAGTATGCTTTTAATCGTTGTGGAACCTATTGGGATGACGAAACCCATCAGGGCGTAGAGAATTTGGTGGTGACAATGGGCAGCAATGTTACAACCATCGGTGCATATGCTTTCGAGGAATGTAGTAAACTAAAATCCGTCACTCTGCCTTCAACACTGACAACCATTGGCAACGAGGCATTTTATCTCACAGGTTTAACCAGCATCAGTATTCCTGCCTCAGTGACGAGCATCGGAGATCTTGCATTTCAAAGCTGCGACAACATGACCAGCATCACCATTGAGGATAGCGAGACTCCTTTGTCTTTGGCAGGAACTTACAGTGAGCGTCCTTTATGGAACCCAGCCACCACCATCTACATTGGGCGTAACCTGACTCTGACAGGAGATGATGTGAATTATCCACTTCTTTCTGAAGCTACCAGTGTGGAGCTTGGCCCAAAAGTGACGACCATTAATCCTTATTTATTCTCTGAGAATTCCAAACTTGAAAACCTCACCATCGGCAGTGGTGTGACAACCATCGGTGAGTATGCTTTCTATGGTTGTGGAACCTATTGGGATGACGAAACCCATCAGGGCGTAGAGAATTTGGTGGTGACAATGGGCAGCAACGTCACAAGTATCGGCGCAAATGCTTTCAAGAATTGTGGTAAACTGAAATCCGTCACTCTGCCTTCAACACTGACAACCATTGGCTCAGCAGCGTTTCATTATACTGGTTTAACCAGCATCAGTATTCCTGCCTCAGTGACGAGCATCGGAGATTTTGCATTTCAATACTGCGACAACATGACCAGCATCACCATTGAGGATAGCGAGACTCCTTTGTCCTTGGCAGGAACTTACAGTGAGCGTCCTTTATGGAACCCAGCCACCACCATCTACATTGGGCGTAACCTGACTCTGACAGGAGAAGATGTGAATTATCCACTTCTTGAAAATGCTACCAGTGTGGAGTTCGGTCCGCAGGTGACTGTCATTCCCAACTATTTGTTCTCCGGAGTGACGTTGTCCAGTGTGAAGGTTCCTTGGCTGACACCTGTAACCCTGAACGCTACGACCTTCTCTGAATACACATATACCAACGCCACGCTGTGGGTTCCTGGCGGTACGAAGGAAGCCTACGAGGCAGCCACTAATTGGAAGGAGTTCGCTAACATGGACTTCTCCAGCTTCGTAGTTAGAATCACAGGTTCGGATCATGGTACACTGGCAGTCGCTGATATCAGTTCCACCAACGGTGAGGAGGAGACAACTCTCATCGACCGTGGTGAAGATGCCGTGTTCACAGTGACACTTGCTACTGGTTATGAAGCATCGACCTTTACTGTAAATGGTGAGGCTGCCGCATTAACGGACAATAGCTATACCGTAGAAGATTTGTCAGCTGACCAGACGGTAGTGGCAGGCTTTACAGCTATCAACTACACCATCGGCTATGACTTGGCAGGCGGTTCTGTGGCTAGCGCCAACCCCGCTACGTATACCATTGAGAGCACTGCTATTACCCTTAATAACCCCACTCGTGAAGGATATACTTTTACAGGATGGACGGGTACAGGGTTGGATGCTGCCACAACAACAGTAACCATTGCTGCAGGTTCAACAGGAAACCGCAGCTATACCGCCACATGGACACCTATTACATATAATATTGTGTACACGATGGATGGCGGTACGGCTACTCCTGATAACCCCACGACTTACACCATCGAGACCGAGACCTTCACGCTGAACAACCCAACGAAGACTGGCTACGATTTTGCAGGCTGGAAGCTCAATGGCGTAGGCGAGGCTATGATGACTGTCACTATCGCTCAGGGCAGCACAGGCCACTTGGCATACACAGCCACATGGACGCCGATTGTATATGAAATCGCCTACACCCTCGACGGTGGCACGGCCACTAACCCCGCCACCTACACCATCGAGACCGAGACCTTCACGCTGAACAACCCGACGAAGGCTGGTTACGACTTCGCAGGCTGGAAGCTGAATGGTGTGGGCGAGGCTATGATGACTGTCACCATCACTCAGGGCAGCACAGGCCACTTGGCATATACCGCCACATGGACACCTACTGTATATAATATTGTGTACATGATGGATGGCGGTACGGCTACTCCTGCTAATCCCACGACTTACACCATCGAGACCGAGACCTTCACGCTGAACAACCCCACCAAGACGGGTTACACCTTTAAGGGTTGGAAACAGAATGGCGAGGGCGGTGCAATGATGACTGTCACCATTTCTCAGGGCAGCACAGGTCACCTGGCCTACACCGCTACATGGCAGGTGAATCAGTACACCATTACCTTCGACAGCAATGGCGGTTCGGCGGTAGATGTTATCACTCAGGACTACGGTAGCACCGTGATACCTCCTGCCGAACCTACAAAGACTGGTTACGACTTCGCTGGATGGACTCCCGCATTGCCCGCAACGATGCCTGCTGAGAACATCACCGTGACAGCCAACTGGACGGTGAAGACTTATACCGTGAGCATCACGGGTACTGGCGTTAGTGCCGACAATATGAATCCTAAGTATGGTGACGATGTGGTGATTACCATTGCCGCTGACGAAGATCGTACGCTGAACACACTGACTGTTAACAATGTCGATGTGACGGCACAGGTAGTCAACAACCAGTACACTATCCAGAATGTTACTGGCAACGTGGTTGTTGTAGCTACCTTCAACGCTACGAAGGAGTTCATTACTCTGGCTCAGGGCGTGGGAACCTTCAGCTGCGCTCAAGACCTGAACTTCACCGGCAGTGGACTGAAGGCTTACATCGCCGCTGGTTATAGCTATAACAAGGAAGAATCTCAGGTACTTCTGGTACGTGTCTATGACATTCCTGCTGGCACGGGTCTCTATCTGAAGGGTGAGGCTGGTGTCACCTATAAGATTCCATATAGCACTTCGCAGGCCTACTATGTGAATATGCTCAAAGCAAACCTCACTGCAAGCTCGATTGCCAAGACTTCTGGCGACATGAGCAACTTCCTGCTCAACAAGGTGGACGGCGAATATAAATTCTGCGCTCCCTCGGCGACGGCAACGCTTGGAGCCCAAAAGGCTTACCTGCAGGTGCCTACCTCGTTTATGTCAGGTTTAGAGGAAGCTCGTGCTATCAGCATTGCTTTCGAGGATGATGGAACCACTAATATCAGCGATTTCGAACTGTTCACCAACAGCAATGAGCATCTCTATAACCTGAAGGGACAACGCGTAGAGAAGGCTGGACGTGGCCTCTATATTAAGAATGGTAAGAAGGTCGTGATAAAATAACTTTAAAAGGTATGAAACAGATGAAGAAAACATATCAACAACCCGTCACAAGGGAACTGCTTATCAAGGCAGTTCCCCTGCTGGCAGGCTCCTATTTACTAGAAGGAGAAACAGAAAATGGAGGAGGAATTGATCCTGATACCGAGGTTGATACAGGTTTAAGTCGTCGTAACAATTTCTGGGACGAAGACTGAGGACTGTGATTAATGGCTTCGGCTGGGCAAGGCTGCCTAAGTCCTTCATGGCAGAGAACACCGTGTTCCTGCTGCTGACGGCGTTCATACGTCGCTCGGCTATGCCGCTTTCCATAGCAAGAACTTCTACAAGTTCCTTATGGGCAGGCTGGACACAAAAGCCTTCGGACTGAAGAAAACAAGCCGCATCAAAGCCTTCGTGTTCAAGTTCTTTGCAAGCAAAGCGGCATAGCCGAGCGCATCAGCGTGCCAGCCAAGTGGATAAGAACGGAAAGGCACTATCAGCTGAATATCTACACGGACAACAAATCATATCAGAACCCTTTTGCATTCACTGACGGCTAAGAAACCGAATTCGCGGGTTAACGGCAGCATAAAGCCCCTGTAATGCTTGACGGGGTAAGGGGAAACTGGGCATGACCCATGCATAATCACGTCTGTACTGGCAAGACTATCGTTAGATGGAGAAGCAAACTACAAAATTAGTCAGCATCACTATTAGTTGCGGATTTTAGGTTTTATGCAAAGAAAATTATAATCTTATTATAAAGCGCTGGTGTGGCCTGTCTTTTAGTATTATTTAGCACTATAATGCTCCTTGTTCGGCATAAAAAGGCGTAAAAGTTTGGCGGACTCGGAAAAAATGTGTACCTTTGCAACCCGAAATCAGTCTGCCGTTGAGCAAATGACTCTTTAGCGGCAGGCGGTGAAAGTTTAAAAATTAAAAGATTAACAAATTAAAAGACAATGAGTCAAAAAATTCGTATCAAGCTGAAGAGCTACGACCACAAACTCGTAGATAAGTCAGCAGAAAAGATTGTGAAGGCTGTAAAGGCTACTGGTGCAATCATTAGTGGTCCAATTCCCCTTCCCACACACAAGCGTATCTTCACCGTTAACCGCTCTACCTTCGTTAACAAGAAGTCTCGTGAGCAGTTCCAGTTGTCAGACTACAAGCGTCTGATTGACATCTATAGCTCTACAGCCAAGACTGTTGATGCTCTGATGAAGCTTGAGCTTCCCAGCGGTGTTGAAGTTGAGATCAAGGTGTAGTTTCTTAATCTCAATCTATAGTATAAGCGATGCTTCTGACGTGATGCATCGCTTTTTTAGTTTTATTAAATAGTCTTTTTGTTTCATTTTGTTTCTTTTTTGCTAACTTTGCAGCCAATTTGAAACTATTTACAGATTATTTACTTTGTAAAATGAAAAAAATCTATCTTATCGGTCTGTTGGCAGTTTTCTTTTCAACAAATGTATGGGGGCAGATGGTGAATCCTGTGCACTTTACATCACAACTTAAAATGCTCGCTAACGACCAGGCTGAGATTATCTTCTCGGCAACCATCGATCCAGGTTGGCATGTGTATTCAACTGATTTGGGTGACGATGGTCCTGTTTCGGCTACGTTCAATGCTGTCAAGTTGGAAGGCGTAGAGAAAGTTGGAAAACTGACTCCACGAGGTCAAGTCATCAAGCAATATGATAAGATGTTCGATATGGAGCTACGCTTCTTCGAGACGAAAGCCACTTTTGTGCAGAAAGTACGTTTCACGAAGCCACAATATGTCATTGATTGCTATTTGGAATATGGTTCGTGCAACGATGAAATGTGTATGCCTCCTTCACAGGTTGAGTTCAAAAAAAGCGGCAACGTGACGTTAGCTGCTCAGCCAGTCGAAAATGCAGAGCAGAGTGGGACACTCGATTCTATCGTCGCAACTGTCGAGGCGCAGGCCGATACCATCGTTGCTGCCCCGGCAGATTCTGTCCTTTCTGCACTCTGGGCACCATCATCGCCCCTGAGCGATGGCACGAGTGAGACACCATCCTCGCTGTTCTATATCTTGTTGATGGGTTTTGTTGGTGGGTTGCTGGCAGTCTTGATGCCTTGCATCTGGCCCATCATTCCCATGACGGTGTCGTTTTTCCTGAAACGCGCCAAGACCGACAAGAAGAAAGGTGTTCGCGATGCCATTACCTATGGTCTGAGCATCATTGTCATTTATCTCGGCATGGGGCTCTTGGTGACCGCATTCTTTGGCAGCGATACACTCAATGCCATGTCAACGAATGCGGTGTTCAATGTGTTCTTGTTTCTGTTGTTGGTGGTGTTTGCCCTGTCTTTCTTCGGATGGTTCGAAATTAAGTTGCCAGGATCGTGGGCCGACAAGGTTGATTCCAAGGCATCAGAGACCAGTGGCTTGCTGTCCATCTTCCTGATGGCATTCACTCTGGTGTTGGTATCCTTCTCGTGCACCGCCCCCATCATTGGCTTGCTGCTCGTAGAGACCACGACCAGTGGCAACTGGTTGGCTCCGGCCTTAGGCATGTTTGGCTTTGCCTTTGCATTGGCCCTGCCCTTCACGCTGTTTGCCCTCTTCCCCACATGGCTGAAACAGGCTCCTCGTTCAGGTTCGTGGATGACCACGTTGAAGGTGGTCT
Proteins encoded in this region:
- a CDS encoding leucine-rich repeat protein; the protein is MKRLLFSFLFVLTAIAGWAQEQEPTMFTVGNFKYTVTDEANHKVSIAKADEATLTGALEIPSSVTHEAVTYAVTSVGAGGFYETGITSVTIPASVTSVGDAAFQACGSITSITIEDSEAPLSLAGTYGERPFWNNASIIYLGRNLTLTGDYVDFPLLYEATSVELGPKVTTINPYLFSENSKLENLTIGSGVTTIGEYAFNRCGTYWDDETHQGVENLVVTMGSNVTTIGAYAFEECSKLKSVTLPSTLTTIGNEAFYLTGLTSISIPASVTSIGDLAFQSCDNMTSITIEDSETPLSLAGTYSERPLWNPATTIYIGRNLTLTGDDVNYPLLSEATSVELGPKVTTINPYLFSENSKLENLTIGSGVTTIGEYAFYGCGTYWDDETHQGVENLVVTMGSNVTSIGANAFKNCGKLKSVTLPSTLTTIGSAAFHYTGLTSISIPASVTSIGDFAFQYCDNMTSITIEDSETPLSLAGTYSERPLWNPATTIYIGRNLTLTGEDVNYPLLENATSVEFGPQVTVIPNYLFSGVTLSSVKVPWLTPVTLNATTFSEYTYTNATLWVPGGTKEAYEAATNWKEFANMDFSSFVVRITGSDHGTLAVADISSTNGEEETTLIDRGEDAVFTVTLATGYEASTFTVNGEAAALTDNSYTVEDLSADQTVVAGFTAINYTIGYDLAGGSVASANPATYTIESTAITLNNPTREGYTFTGWTGTGLDAATTTVTIAAGSTGNRSYTATWTPITYNIVYTMDGGTATPDNPTTYTIETETFTLNNPTKTGYDFAGWKLNGVGEAMMTVTIAQGSTGHLAYTATWTPIVYEIAYTLDGGTATNPATYTIETETFTLNNPTKAGYDFAGWKLNGVGEAMMTVTITQGSTGHLAYTATWTPTVYNIVYMMDGGTATPANPTTYTIETETFTLNNPTKTGYTFKGWKQNGEGGAMMTVTISQGSTGHLAYTATWQVNQYTITFDSNGGSAVDVITQDYGSTVIPPAEPTKTGYDFAGWTPALPATMPAENITVTANWTVKTYTVSITGTGVSADNMNPKYGDDVVITIAADEDRTLNTLTVNNVDVTAQVVNNQYTIQNVTGNVVVVATFNATKEFITLAQGVGTFSCAQDLNFTGSGLKAYIAAGYSYNKEESQVLLVRVYDIPAGTGLYLKGEAGVTYKIPYSTSQAYYVNMLKANLTASSIAKTSGDMSNFLLNKVDGEYKFCAPSATATLGAQKAYLQVPTSFMSGLEEARAISIAFEDDGTTNISDFELFTNSNEHLYNLKGQRVEKAGRGLYIKNGKKVVIK
- a CDS encoding protein-disulfide reductase DsbD; this translates as MKKIYLIGLLAVFFSTNVWGQMVNPVHFTSQLKMLANDQAEIIFSATIDPGWHVYSTDLGDDGPVSATFNAVKLEGVEKVGKLTPRGQVIKQYDKMFDMELRFFETKATFVQKVRFTKPQYVIDCYLEYGSCNDEMCMPPSQVEFKKSGNVTLAAQPVENAEQSGTLDSIVATVEAQADTIVAAPADSVLSALWAPSSPLSDGTSETPSSLFYILLMGFVGGLLAVLMPCIWPIIPMTVSFFLKRAKTDKKKGVRDAITYGLSIIVIYLGMGLLVTAFFGSDTLNAMSTNAVFNVFLFLLLVVFALSFFGWFEIKLPGSWADKVDSKASETSGLLSIFLMAFTLVLVSFSCTAPIIGLLLVETTTSGNWLAPALGMFGFAFALALPFTLFALFPTWLKQAPRSGSWMTTLKVVLGFVELAFALKFLSVADLAYGWHILDREVFLSLWIVIFGLLGAYLCGWLKFQEDEVGGDLNKPMPVVCIMGGLVSFAFAIYMIPGLWGAPCKAVSAFAPPVNTQDFNLNNKVVEAKYTDYEAGMAAARQQGKPVFLDFTGFGCVNCRKMEAAVWTDPRVADKLTNDYILISLFVDDKTPLAEPMVVTDEQGRTKTLHTVGAKWSYLQSHKFGANAQPYYVILDPVTAQPLSGSRAYDEDVTAYLKFLDGGLENYRKGN
- a CDS encoding helix-turn-helix domain-containing protein; its protein translation is MRTLFVLLILMLASGAKAQQQTAASISCTVKKVQVERLPDLNIPRSGGSTLVINGIPYVMGGHTSGFVPTPTAEYFENGEWHVLPMVYTHDHGLCQPLPSGKVLLAAGHEKALGIGQTFTMELFDPETRTFEGYGCMEKKRFFPSSALLADGRVLISGNSYEEDCMEVFDGSRQSKFVKAVSVFRASPFIFPIASDDALVIGCMDGHMALNSDTVVVDRLKGDAPQMPLFNEWYPISMLLPKPAEDSRISQDSSQYTYLLLVLNKKSQEAAIAKLEGTDLQLLPTDCSIPMSVEAGGRLEWFTSVIVDRTIHRGYVVGRDERFHLYVLAVEYDKQPARLTLYETELQDSLPFSTPVLLPDGDLLMTGGITDNNFTPFATAYRFHLGTTDDVEAEAGNGWFWLSLLFIAVLTGGAAALWLLRRKRKPQSVAVPDDSTLPDNLLLARICDLMENEKPYLNSELKVADMAELVGTSSRNVSDCIKAARGCSFSQFVNAYRIDYVKQLLVSQPDIKVAAVALQSGFANEMSFFRTFKAITSMTPKEWKDSQAS
- the rpsJ gene encoding 30S ribosomal protein S10 → MSQKIRIKLKSYDHKLVDKSAEKIVKAVKATGAIISGPIPLPTHKRIFTVNRSTFVNKKSREQFQLSDYKRLIDIYSSTAKTVDALMKLELPSGVEVEIKV